A stretch of DNA from Limnohabitans sp. MORI2:
AAAGGGCATGATGCCTTCAAAAATCAGCATCAGCCCAAACGCGGCCCACAGCGTGTCGCTGTCTAAGCTCATACGAGGGGCCTTTTACTTCTTAGGCGCTGGGGCGCTGCCGCCACCGCTGCCACGCAGGGCTTTGAAGAAGTCGCTCGATGGATCAACCACCATCACGTCGCTCTTTTTGCTGAACGTGGTTTTATAGGCTTCTAAGCTGCGGTAGAACTGGGCAAAGTTGGCATCGCGGCCAAACGAGTCGGCATACAAACGCGCGGCTTCAGCATCGCCCTCACCTTTGATTTTTTGCGCTTCGCGGTAAGCGTTGGCCACGGTCACTTCACGTTGACGGTCGGCATCGGCACGGATTTTTTCGCCTTCAGCAGCGCCCATGGAGCGCAACTCGTTGGCCACGCGCTTGCGCTCGGCTTCCATGCGGCGGTAGACCGATTCGGTGATGGTGTCCACGTAGTCGGCACGGGTGATGCGCACGTCAATCACATCCACACCCCAGGGCTTGGCACCTTTCACCGCGGCGAGCACTTCACGCTTGACATCTGCCAGCAGTTCATCGCGCTTGAGCGAGAGCAACTCTTTCACGGTGCGTTTGTTGATTTCTTCTTGGAACGCGTTGCGCACCACGCGTGCGAGTTGAATCGAACCCGCGTTTTCATCCAAACCCACGTTACGAATGTATTGCGAGGGGTCGGTGATGCGCCAACGGGCATACCAATCGATCACCACGCGTTGCTTTTCAGCCGTGAGCATGGGCTCGGTGTCAGCGTTATCAAGCGTGAGCAAACGCTTGTCGATGTAGCTCACGTTTTGGAACGGCGGTGGCAACTTGATATTGAGGCCGGGTTCGGTGATGACGTTCTTGATTTGCCCAAACGAATACACCACGCCAAATTGGCGCT
This window harbors:
- the hflC gene encoding protease modulator HflC, encoding MQQNKIGFYISSAFVALALLSSTLFVVDQRQFGVVYSFGQIKNVITEPGLNIKLPPPFQNVSYIDKRLLTLDNADTEPMLTAEKQRVVIDWYARWRITDPSQYIRNVGLDENAGSIQLARVVRNAFQEEINKRTVKELLSLKRDELLADVKREVLAAVKGAKPWGVDVIDVRITRADYVDTITESVYRRMEAERKRVANELRSMGAAEGEKIRADADRQREVTVANAYREAQKIKGEGDAEAARLYADSFGRDANFAQFYRSLEAYKTTFSKKSDVMVVDPSSDFFKALRGSGGGSAPAPKK